From a region of the Panicum virgatum strain AP13 chromosome 2K, P.virgatum_v5, whole genome shotgun sequence genome:
- the LOC120696168 gene encoding bisdemethoxycurcumin synthase-like, with protein sequence MGSAPATIGEIRRAQRADGPAAVLGIGTANPSTCVAQDDYPDYYFRVTNSEHLTDLKAKLTRICKKSGIKQRFMHLDEQLLAANPDFTDRALPSLDARVDIASAAVPELAASAAAKAIADWGRPATDITHLIFSTYSGARAPSADRRLASLLGLSPTVSRTMLNLHGCYGGGRSLQLAKELAENNRGARVLVACSEITLIAFYGPESGCPDTILGQALFGDGAGAVIVGADPVSPVERPLFEMAFASQTTIPETEDDISMEITKGGMAYHISNQVTRLLGSNVERCLIDAFDAIGVSAKWNDLFWAIHPGGRAILDRIEGVLGLDDGKLAASRHVLSQFGNMSGTTVIFVLDELRRRRAAKHEQEGGAPDEWGVVMAFGPGITIETMVLHAPSSLEGN encoded by the exons ATGGGCAGCGCTCCGGCCACCATCGGCGAGATCAGGCGTGCGCAGCGCGCGGACGGACCGGCTGCCGTGCTCGGCATCGGCACGGCGAACCCGTCGACGTGCGTGGCCCAGGACGACTACCCCGACTACTACTTCCGCGTCACCAACAGCGAGCACCTCACCGACCTCAAGGCCAAGCTCACCAGGATCT GCAAGAAGTCGGGCATCAAGCAGCGCTTCATGCACCTCGACGAGCAGCTGCTCGCCGCCAACCCGGACTTCACCGACCGCGCGTTGCCGTCCCTCGACGCCCGCGTGGacatcgcctccgccgccgtcccggaGCTCGCCGCATCCGCGGCGGCCAAGGCCATCGCCGACTGGGGCCGCCCGGCCACCGACATCACCCACCTCATCTTCAGCACCTACTCCGGCGCTCGCGCCCCGAGCGCCGACCGCCGCCTCGCGTCGCTCCTGGGCCTCAGCCCCACGGTCTCCCGCACCATGCTCAACCTCCACGGCTgctacggcggcggcaggtCGCTCCAGCTCGCCAAGGAGCTCGCCGAGAACAaccgcggcgcgcgcgtcctCGTGGCCTGCTCCGAGATCACGCTCATCGCCTTCTACGGGCCGGAAAGTGGCTGCCCGGACACCATCCTCGGTCAGGCTCTGTTCGGcgatggcgccggcgccgtcatcGTCGGCGCCGACCCCGTCAGCCCCGTGGAGCGCCCCCTGTTCGAGATGGCCTTCGCCTCGCAGACCACCATACCGGAAACCGAGGACGACATCTCCATGGAGATCACCAAAGGCGGCATGGCATACCACATCTCCAACCAGGTGACACGGTTGCTGGGGAGCAACGTTGAACGCTGCCTGATCGACGCGTTCGACGCAATTGGCGTCAGTGCCAAATGGAACGACCTCTTCTGGGCGATCCACCCCGGCGGCCGTGCCATCCTGGACCGCATCGAAGGAGTGCTCGGCCTCGACGACGGCAAGCTGGCGGCGAGCCGGCACGTGCTCAGCCAGTTCGGCAACATGAGCGGCACCACGGTGATCTTCGTGCTCGATGAGCTCCGGCGCCGTCGGGCGGCCAAGCACGAGCAGGAAGGGGGAGCACCCGACGAGTGGGGAGTGGTGATGGCGTTCGGGCCAGGAATAACAATCGAGACCATGGTGCTGCACGCCCCTAGCAGCCTCGAGGGAAATTAG